From Actinopolyspora lacussalsi, a single genomic window includes:
- a CDS encoding pilus assembly protein CpaF (product_source=KO:K02283; cath_funfam=3.40.50.300; cog=COG4962; ko=KO:K02283; pfam=PF00437; smart=SM00382; superfamily=52540; tigrfam=TIGR03819): MRLSTERGSTAESHTPCSERVDENLVNRVRARLVSEGSDLTAHAIAAAVREESGAPLGDGEVLRTIRRLHREFLGAGPLESLLRRSDVTDVLVSGPDEVWVDRGAGLERAGVSFTSEEEVRRLAQRLALAAGRRLDDAQPWVDGWLPESTAGTTVRLHAVLAPVAADGTCVSLRILRPAVHDLASLWRLSAFDSDTWSLLRSIVAARPAFLVTGSTGSGKTTLLGALLGEVPDTERIVCVEEARELNPVHPHVVRLVARPPNIEGSGQIRMNELVRQALRMRPDRIVVGEARGAEIRELLDCLNTGHEGGAGTVHANSPAEVPARLEALGAQSGMGRRALHSQLAAAIRVVLHMRRTARRGRHLAGVGVLHRVGSEARVRPAWEIESGWGAGRRQLLDMLAAGAERAEC, translated from the coding sequence ATGCGGCTGTCCACCGAGCGAGGCTCCACCGCGGAGTCGCACACGCCCTGCTCCGAGCGGGTGGACGAGAATCTCGTGAACCGGGTACGGGCACGTCTGGTCTCCGAGGGGAGCGACCTCACCGCCCACGCCATAGCCGCCGCCGTACGTGAGGAGAGCGGAGCTCCGCTCGGCGACGGCGAGGTTCTCCGCACGATCCGCCGGCTGCACCGCGAGTTCCTGGGAGCCGGACCACTGGAGTCGTTACTGCGGCGTTCCGATGTCACCGACGTTCTGGTGAGCGGTCCCGACGAGGTGTGGGTGGACCGGGGAGCCGGCCTGGAACGTGCCGGGGTGAGCTTCACGAGCGAGGAGGAGGTGCGCAGGCTCGCCCAGCGACTGGCACTGGCCGCGGGTCGCAGACTGGACGACGCCCAACCCTGGGTCGACGGGTGGTTGCCCGAGAGCACGGCGGGCACCACGGTGCGGTTGCACGCGGTACTCGCCCCAGTGGCCGCGGACGGGACGTGCGTCTCGCTGCGAATTCTGCGGCCGGCGGTGCACGACCTGGCGAGTCTGTGGCGGCTCTCGGCGTTCGACTCCGACACCTGGTCGTTGCTGCGCTCGATAGTGGCCGCGCGCCCGGCTTTTCTGGTCACGGGAAGTACCGGCTCCGGTAAGACGACACTGCTCGGTGCGCTGTTGGGGGAGGTGCCCGACACCGAGCGCATCGTGTGCGTGGAGGAGGCGCGGGAACTCAATCCGGTGCACCCTCACGTGGTTCGGCTGGTGGCGCGGCCGCCCAACATCGAGGGCAGCGGACAGATACGGATGAACGAACTCGTGCGGCAGGCGTTGCGCATGCGACCGGACCGGATAGTGGTCGGAGAAGCGCGCGGTGCCGAGATCCGGGAGCTGCTCGACTGTCTCAACACCGGTCACGAGGGCGGTGCCGGAACGGTGCACGCCAACTCGCCCGCGGAGGTCCCGGCACGGCTGGAGGCTCTCGGAGCGCAGAGCGGTATGGGGCGTCGCGCGCTGCACAGCCAACTCGCCGCCGCGATCCGGGTGGTGCTGCACATGCGCCGTACCGCCCGCAGGGGGAGGCATCTCGCGGGGGTAGGCGTGCTGCACCGGGTCGGTTCGGAAGCCCGGGTGCGGCCGGCGTGGGAAATCGAGTCCGGTTGGGGAGCGGGGCGTCGGCAGCTGCTGGACATGCTCGCGGCGGGAGCGGAGCGGGCCGAATGCTGA
- a CDS encoding tight adherence protein B (product_source=KO:K12510; cog=COG4965; ko=KO:K12510; pfam=PF00482; superfamily=52096; transmembrane_helix_parts=Inside_1_11,TMhelix_12_29,Outside_30_63,TMhelix_64_86,Inside_87_213,TMhelix_214_236,Outside_237_250,TMhelix_251_270,Inside_271_280) — protein sequence MLTTPHAQGTPAVPLSVVLASAALLLGWPDRVAANRLALLRGPAGSVPRSWPRPVVPVLGLGCVVLLVSFADVTVTLVVVLLVSIGERHRRWRARSARRLRVLEALVAGLRVLVGELEVGTHPGAAAESAATDSTTEVSGFFADLATTVRLGGLPDREFGTGSLPAEVHRDAARIARRWRLAERYGIPLARLLETARTDLEHRLRAERDVGAKLAGARATAAVLIALPVLGLALGQASGADALGVLTTDPFGHVLLLSGTGLLCVGVLWVQRLTGSGARQ from the coding sequence ATGCTGACGACGCCACATGCTCAGGGGACACCGGCGGTTCCGCTGTCCGTGGTGCTCGCGTCGGCGGCGCTGCTGCTCGGTTGGCCCGATCGAGTGGCCGCGAACAGACTGGCGCTGTTGCGTGGTCCGGCCGGTTCCGTTCCGCGTTCGTGGCCTCGGCCGGTCGTGCCCGTTCTCGGACTCGGCTGCGTTGTGCTGCTCGTGTCGTTCGCGGACGTCACGGTGACCCTCGTCGTCGTGCTGCTGGTCTCGATCGGCGAGCGACACCGCAGGTGGCGTGCGCGTTCCGCACGCCGACTGCGGGTGCTGGAAGCGCTGGTAGCGGGACTGCGGGTGCTGGTGGGTGAACTGGAGGTGGGAACGCATCCCGGTGCCGCCGCCGAGAGTGCCGCCACCGACAGCACAACCGAGGTGAGCGGGTTCTTCGCCGACCTCGCGACCACGGTGCGCCTGGGAGGTCTCCCCGACCGGGAGTTCGGAACCGGATCGCTGCCCGCCGAGGTACATCGGGATGCCGCCCGGATAGCGCGTCGTTGGCGACTCGCCGAGCGATACGGCATCCCGCTGGCGCGGTTGCTCGAAACCGCGCGGACGGATCTGGAGCATCGGCTCCGGGCCGAGCGGGACGTCGGAGCCAAGCTGGCCGGGGCACGTGCCACCGCCGCGGTGTTGATCGCTCTACCCGTGCTCGGACTCGCGCTCGGGCAGGCCAGCGGGGCCGATGCCCTGGGCGTGCTCACGACGGACCCGTTCGGACACGTCCTGCTGCTGTCGGGAACCGGTTTGCTGTGCGTCGGTGTGCTGTGGGTGCAACGACTGACCGGTAGCGGAGCGCGTCAGTGA
- a CDS encoding Flp pilus assembly protein TadB (product_source=COG4965; cath_funfam=3.30.1330.30; cog=COG4965; pfam=PF00482; superfamily=53901; transmembrane_helix_parts=Outside_1_6,TMhelix_7_29,Inside_30_76,TMhelix_77_96,Outside_97_100,TMhelix_101_123,Inside_124_244,TMhelix_245_267,Outside_268_277) → MIPASSVITGLSVLDPPVLPMVTAALLLLGDRAAARRLRGVLPARRAGSTRDVSHASGAGRVKVVHVLRTSVSRQMFLPAALGSAVGLGTVVVLLGSHGPSAALTVALGAGAVSARGCRLALVRGRRPPPTPPTRVAAGCELLAAGLRAGLPPTTLLHEMATEFDTSAANGLREASRALALGADPDAAWESAVARPETAELARAARRSAGSGSGLARVAEQIAARQRAAAREKAMADAERAAVRVTAPLGLCFLPSFFCLGVLPIVLGMVQRLQGHW, encoded by the coding sequence GTGATCCCGGCCTCCTCGGTGATCACGGGCTTGTCGGTGCTCGACCCGCCGGTACTGCCGATGGTGACGGCGGCTCTGCTGCTGTTGGGTGACCGGGCCGCCGCTCGGAGGCTGCGTGGTGTGCTGCCCGCGCGCCGCGCGGGCAGCACACGCGACGTGTCCCACGCGTCGGGTGCCGGACGCGTGAAAGTCGTTCATGTGCTGCGTACCTCGGTGTCGCGGCAGATGTTCCTCCCGGCCGCACTCGGCTCGGCCGTAGGGCTCGGCACGGTCGTCGTGCTGCTGGGCTCGCACGGTCCTTCGGCGGCCCTGACCGTGGCACTCGGCGCGGGTGCGGTATCGGCGCGGGGCTGCCGCCTCGCACTGGTTCGTGGGAGGAGGCCGCCTCCGACTCCGCCGACTCGAGTGGCAGCGGGCTGTGAACTGTTGGCCGCGGGACTGCGGGCGGGGCTGCCGCCGACAACCCTGTTGCACGAGATGGCAACCGAGTTCGACACCTCAGCGGCCAACGGACTCCGCGAGGCTTCCCGAGCACTCGCACTCGGGGCCGATCCGGACGCAGCCTGGGAATCCGCCGTGGCGCGACCGGAGACCGCCGAACTCGCCAGGGCGGCCCGTCGCAGCGCGGGCAGCGGCAGCGGCCTCGCGCGAGTCGCCGAGCAGATCGCCGCCCGGCAGCGAGCAGCCGCACGGGAAAAGGCGATGGCCGATGCGGAGCGAGCGGCGGTCCGGGTGACGGCACCGCTGGGGCTGTGTTTTCTGCCGTCGTTCTTCTGTCTCGGTGTGCTGCCGATCGTGCTGGGGATGGTCCAACGACTCCAGGGCCACTGGTGA
- a CDS encoding hypothetical protein (product_source=Hypo-rule applied; pfam=PF14029; transmembrane_helix_parts=Inside_1_6,TMhelix_7_29,Outside_30_46) has product MSTAEYAIGTLTAAAFASVLYMLVTSDFVTEALTSLLRQALSGQSR; this is encoded by the coding sequence ATGAGCACGGCCGAGTACGCCATCGGCACGTTGACGGCGGCCGCTTTCGCCTCGGTGCTGTACATGCTGGTGACCAGTGATTTCGTTACCGAAGCGCTGACCTCGCTGCTGCGGCAGGCGCTGTCGGGGCAGTCGCGTTGA
- a CDS encoding hypothetical protein (product_source=Hypo-rule applied; cath_funfam=3.40.1170.20; superfamily=51905; transmembrane_helix_parts=Outside_1_30,TMhelix_31_53,Inside_54_151), giving the protein MTGGASGGAVRAESDTRADTEPDSGSVTVEAALGICSVVAVFLLVLGAITAVFLQLRCTDAAVEAARLRARGDVVRAERAVERVAPDNARHHTTVANGYVTVTVGVRPLGEVLPLRLRARAHAALEPGVAGADIPEAGQRDVPGGTPGSPG; this is encoded by the coding sequence TTGACCGGCGGCGCTTCGGGCGGGGCGGTGCGCGCGGAAAGCGATACCCGAGCCGACACCGAACCCGATTCCGGAAGCGTGACCGTGGAGGCCGCGCTGGGAATCTGTTCGGTGGTGGCCGTTTTCCTGCTGGTGCTGGGTGCGATCACGGCCGTTTTCCTCCAGCTCCGCTGCACCGATGCCGCTGTCGAGGCGGCCAGGTTGCGTGCCCGCGGGGACGTTGTCCGCGCGGAACGAGCCGTGGAACGCGTGGCCCCGGACAACGCGCGGCACCACACCACCGTCGCGAACGGATACGTGACGGTCACCGTCGGCGTCCGGCCGCTCGGGGAGGTCCTTCCACTCCGGTTGCGCGCTCGTGCGCACGCGGCGCTCGAACCCGGCGTCGCGGGGGCGGACATCCCGGAAGCCGGGCAGCGCGACGTCCCCGGCGGCACTCCGGGGTCTCCCGGATGA
- a CDS encoding secretion/DNA translocation related TadE-like protein (product_source=TIGR03816; superfamily=54427; tigrfam=TIGR03816; transmembrane_helix_parts=Inside_1_20,TMhelix_21_43,Outside_44_129) — translation MSSAGRARSGGDSADRGSATVPAAVLTLAVLAACWIGVQFGAVLVAGHRVRGAADLAALAAAAHSHEGRHDACSRAGEVARRMNVTLTECLMDGGRVRVRTELEVPVAPPGTGRVTGRAMAGPVDDRRD, via the coding sequence ATGAGCTCGGCGGGACGTGCCCGGTCCGGCGGTGACTCGGCTGACCGGGGCAGTGCCACGGTCCCGGCCGCGGTGCTGACCCTGGCGGTACTCGCGGCGTGCTGGATCGGGGTCCAGTTCGGTGCGGTGCTCGTCGCGGGTCATCGGGTGCGTGGCGCGGCCGACCTGGCTGCCCTGGCAGCGGCGGCACACAGCCACGAAGGGCGGCACGATGCCTGTTCCCGCGCGGGGGAGGTCGCACGGCGGATGAACGTCACGCTGACCGAATGCCTGATGGACGGTGGGCGGGTACGGGTTCGCACCGAACTGGAGGTCCCGGTAGCACCACCGGGAACCGGGCGCGTGACCGGGCGGGCGATGGCCGGGCCGGTCGACGATCGGCGGGACTGA
- a CDS encoding hypothetical protein (product_source=Hypo-rule applied; pfam=PF09250; smart=SM00943; superfamily=56747), with translation MDLATEGWRNAFRIELRVQVLELASHGWPVFPGSYPSADGWVGRESSTDETGQGPLPVRRDWRELLSADADDVAGWWTTHPYSVLLATGEGIEAIEVNADLGRRAAIALRALATPTPIAATPHGRWYFFTAAGQRLSEELAAADGVRLHAAGSWLPLPPSTFPNGVLHWRVKPRLCGWRLPEPAHVQDALTTGLHRLHGDRVLTATG, from the coding sequence ATGGATTTGGCGACGGAAGGTTGGCGCAATGCCTTCCGGATCGAGCTGCGGGTGCAGGTCCTCGAACTGGCTTCGCACGGCTGGCCGGTGTTTCCGGGGAGCTACCCGTCGGCCGACGGATGGGTCGGCCGCGAGAGTTCGACCGATGAGACCGGGCAGGGGCCGCTTCCGGTGCGCCGCGACTGGCGGGAACTGCTGAGCGCCGATGCCGACGACGTCGCCGGCTGGTGGACGACACATCCCTACAGCGTGCTGTTGGCCACGGGGGAGGGAATCGAGGCGATCGAGGTGAACGCGGACCTCGGACGTCGGGCCGCGATCGCGCTGCGCGCGCTGGCAACCCCCACGCCGATCGCCGCCACCCCCCACGGCCGGTGGTACTTCTTCACCGCGGCCGGTCAGCGGTTGTCCGAGGAGCTGGCAGCGGCGGACGGCGTGCGACTGCACGCGGCGGGTAGTTGGCTGCCGCTGCCGCCCTCGACCTTCCCGAACGGAGTACTGCACTGGCGGGTCAAGCCGCGGCTCTGCGGTTGGCGGCTCCCCGAACCGGCACACGTCCAGGACGCGCTGACCACCGGGCTGCACCGGCTCCACGGTGATCGCGTGCTCACCGCCACGGGCTGA
- a CDS encoding DEAD/DEAH box helicase domain-containing protein (product_source=KO:K06877; cath_funfam=3.40.50.300; cog=COG1205; ko=KO:K06877; pfam=PF00270,PF00271,PF09369; smart=SM00487,SM00490; superfamily=52540; tigrfam=TIGR03817): MSSTGRDRAYGADGGNRLLDRVLAGTPPERSPVRHVEHLSERPARHGEWPDWAPDRLVTALRARGTERPWIHQLRAAELAHGGENVVVATGTASGKSLAYQLPVLTRLELDSRATALYISPTKALGTDQLRSVAGLDLPGGRPATYDGDTPNTERDWVRAHARWVFTNPDMLHHGILPRHSRWSRFFRNLSYIVVDECHTYRGVFGSHIALLLRRLRRVAEHYGAAPVFVLASATVAEPAELGGTLTGRTCHAVTEDGSPRGGRTVVLWEPPLLEEVTGENGAPVRRSAGAETARIMSDLVIESARCLAFVRSRAGAELAALGARRSLREVAPELASRVAAYRGGYLPEQRRELEHELHSGELRALATTNALELGVDISGLDAVIIAGYPGTLASLWQQAGRAGREGDGALVVFVARDDPLDTYLAHNPEAVFDRPVEATVLDPGNPHLLRPHLACAAAELPLDERALEEFGGETARENVTRLTEAGELRARRNGWYWTARQPPHHSVELRGSSGQQTAVVESDSGRLLGTVDPESAHGLVHPGAVYLHQGESFVVDELDLDEGIALVHAEDPEWNTSPREETDIAVLRTLRQLRTSNGLSINLGEVEVTSRVTGYLRRLPSGEVLDQLPLDLPERRLATRAVWYSLDEELLVGSAPGGAGLDPARIPGALHAAEHAAIGLLPLFATCDRWDIGGVSTALHPNTGEPTVFVHDGHPGGAGFADRGFAALFPWLAATREAIVACDCSAGCPSCVQSPKCGNGNEPLDKAGAVAVLDVLLAERTDAAPA; encoded by the coding sequence GTGAGTTCAACGGGACGCGACCGTGCGTACGGGGCGGACGGCGGGAACCGGCTGCTCGACAGGGTGCTGGCGGGCACACCCCCCGAGCGGTCCCCGGTACGCCACGTCGAACACCTCTCCGAACGCCCCGCCCGGCACGGCGAATGGCCGGACTGGGCACCGGACCGGCTGGTGACCGCGCTGCGCGCCCGAGGGACGGAGCGCCCCTGGATCCATCAACTGCGAGCGGCGGAACTCGCGCACGGCGGGGAGAACGTCGTGGTCGCCACGGGCACGGCCTCGGGCAAGTCGCTGGCCTACCAGCTTCCGGTGCTGACCCGGTTGGAGCTCGACAGCCGTGCCACCGCCCTGTACATCTCGCCCACCAAGGCACTCGGAACCGACCAGCTGCGTTCGGTCGCGGGACTCGACCTGCCGGGGGGACGGCCCGCCACCTATGACGGTGACACCCCCAACACGGAGCGGGACTGGGTACGGGCACACGCCAGATGGGTGTTCACCAATCCGGACATGCTGCACCACGGAATACTGCCCCGACACTCGCGCTGGTCCCGGTTCTTCCGGAACCTGAGCTACATCGTGGTCGACGAATGCCACACCTATCGGGGCGTTTTCGGCTCCCACATCGCGCTGCTGCTGCGCAGGCTGCGCCGTGTCGCGGAGCACTACGGGGCCGCCCCCGTCTTCGTGCTCGCCTCCGCCACCGTCGCCGAACCGGCCGAACTGGGCGGCACCCTGACCGGCCGGACCTGTCACGCGGTCACCGAGGACGGCTCCCCGCGCGGCGGGCGCACCGTGGTGCTGTGGGAACCACCGCTGCTGGAGGAGGTCACCGGGGAGAACGGGGCACCGGTCCGGCGCTCCGCCGGGGCGGAGACCGCGCGGATCATGAGCGACCTGGTGATCGAGTCGGCCCGTTGCCTGGCGTTCGTACGCTCCCGCGCGGGGGCCGAACTCGCGGCGCTGGGGGCGCGGCGCTCCCTGCGGGAAGTGGCACCGGAGCTGGCGAGCAGGGTGGCCGCCTACCGCGGCGGCTACCTGCCGGAACAACGCAGGGAACTGGAGCACGAACTTCACTCGGGCGAGTTACGTGCGCTGGCGACCACCAACGCCCTGGAGCTCGGGGTGGACATCTCCGGGCTGGACGCGGTGATCATCGCGGGCTACCCGGGAACCCTGGCCTCGCTGTGGCAGCAGGCGGGCCGCGCCGGTCGCGAGGGTGACGGAGCGCTGGTCGTTTTCGTGGCCAGGGACGACCCGCTGGACACCTACCTCGCCCACAACCCGGAGGCGGTTTTCGATCGCCCGGTGGAGGCCACGGTGCTGGATCCGGGCAATCCCCACCTGCTGCGACCGCACCTCGCCTGCGCCGCGGCCGAACTACCACTGGACGAACGGGCGCTGGAGGAGTTCGGCGGCGAGACGGCGCGGGAGAACGTGACGCGACTGACCGAGGCCGGAGAACTCCGCGCTCGCCGGAACGGGTGGTACTGGACGGCACGGCAACCACCGCACCACTCGGTGGAACTGCGCGGCTCCAGTGGGCAACAGACAGCCGTGGTGGAGAGTGACTCCGGCAGGCTGCTGGGAACGGTGGATCCGGAATCGGCCCACGGGCTCGTCCACCCGGGAGCCGTCTACCTGCACCAGGGCGAATCGTTCGTGGTGGACGAACTGGACCTCGACGAGGGAATCGCACTGGTCCACGCCGAGGATCCGGAGTGGAACACCTCACCACGCGAGGAAACCGACATCGCGGTGCTGCGCACCCTGCGGCAGCTGCGGACGTCGAACGGACTGTCGATCAACCTCGGCGAGGTGGAGGTCACCTCCAGGGTGACCGGGTATCTGCGCAGGCTCCCCAGCGGAGAAGTGCTGGATCAGCTGCCACTCGACCTCCCCGAACGGAGGCTGGCCACACGAGCGGTGTGGTACAGCCTCGACGAGGAACTGCTGGTGGGCAGCGCGCCGGGGGGCGCCGGGCTGGATCCGGCGCGCATCCCCGGCGCGCTGCATGCTGCCGAGCACGCGGCGATCGGCCTGCTACCGCTGTTCGCGACCTGTGACCGATGGGACATCGGCGGGGTGTCCACCGCGCTGCATCCGAACACCGGGGAGCCGACGGTGTTCGTCCACGACGGACACCCGGGGGGTGCCGGGTTCGCCGATCGCGGTTTCGCAGCGCTGTTCCCGTGGTTGGCCGCCACGCGGGAGGCGATCGTGGCCTGCGACTGCTCGGCCGGCTGCCCGTCCTGCGTTCAGTCACCGAAGTGCGGCAACGGCAACGAACCGCTGGACAAGGCGGGGGCAGTGGCGGTACTGGACGTGCTGCTGGCCGAACGGACCGATGCCGCACCGGCCTGA